In Nicotiana tabacum cultivar K326 chromosome 21, ASM71507v2, whole genome shotgun sequence, one DNA window encodes the following:
- the LOC107825713 gene encoding uncharacterized protein LOC107825713 — MENSPSSSSSSSSQYLLQTLTTRGWCFRDVNEVNTLIAAQSSSSSYTVDSIESELVNMDLRSIGGKSLPDFSTLRKASHFQGPKILQISSVRDISRSKMAESSGTSNNRRLLRLRLSDGHSEITAVEYSHIPSIPDDVVPGTKVRLENKAIVHSGIVCLSAKTITVLGGSVSSLYEEWQMNKKYSGFSRSTLKQAHEDGTAGPPPFEKLQIGALHKHLSQQKRYSEKAQSSTASQMHRHQNHDLRTESVGNELKPPAQIEKNEEKSSTSESRPKEVVEAVPVQNQAAAQKLLQKMSQLRDGHRSRGQRFRGRGREEETEVLTLDEWERRKTGANLSATRDFPDVSQDEELARQLQQQLDLEDIHEQDGTTTEAENIRMSMFTFERDDARDYGTTGFRGRGRGRGRGRGRGRGRRG, encoded by the exons ATGGAGAACTcaccttcttcttcctcttcctcttcatcaCAGTATTTGCTACAAACCCTAACCACCAGAGGCTGGTGTTTCCGAGATGTCAATGAAGTAAATACACTAATTGCAGCTCAATCGTCGTCGTCATCATACACCGTTGATTCGATCGAATCGGAGCTCGTAAACATGGACTTGCGATCCATCGGTGGGAAATCTTTGCCCGATTTTTCTACTCTCCGTAAAGCGTCTCATTTTCAAGGCCCTAAAATCCTTCAA ATATCTTCTGTTAGAGATATATCCCGAAGTAAAATGGCTGAGAGTTCTGGAACTTCTAACAATCGGCGTCTACTTAGATTAAGGCTCAGTGATGGGCACTCTGAAATAACTGCTGTAGAGTACTCTCATATACCTTCAATTCCTGATGATGTTGTTCCTGGCACTAAG GTGCGCCTGGAAAACAAAGCTATAGTGCACAGTGGTATTGTGTGTTTGAGTGCCAAAACGATTACTGTTTTAGGAGGTAGTGTTAGTTCACTTTACGAGGAATGGCAGATGAACAAGAAATATTCAGGTTTCTCCCGTTCAACCTTGAAACAAGCACATGAGGATGGAACTGCTGGTCCACCACCATTTGAAAAGTTGCAGATTGGAGCTTTGCATAAACACCTTTCTCAGCAGAAGAGATATTCCG AAAAAGCTCAAAGTTCTACAGCTAGTCAAATGCATAGACACCAGAACCATGATTTAAGAACAGAGAGCGTGGGTAATGAACTGAAGCCACCTGCTCAGAttgaaaagaatgaagaaaagtCAAGCACCTCTGAATCAAGGCCAAAGGAAG TGGTCGAAGCAGTCCCTGTTCAAAACCAAGCAGCTGCACAAAAACTACTGCAGAAAATGAGTCAGCTTCGTGATGGTCATCGTTCAAGAGGGCAAAGATTCAGGGGAAGAGGAAGAGAGGAAGAGACAGAGGTCCTTACCCTAGATGAATGGGAAAGGAGAAAAACTGGTGCTAATCTTTCTGCAACACGTGATTTTCCTGATGTAAGCCAAGATGAAGAACTTGCAAGGCAGCTGCAACAGCAATTAGATTTGGAAGATATTCAC GAACAAGACGGTACAACGACGGAGGCAGAGAATATTAGAATGAGCATGTTCACATTTGAAAGAGATGATGCTAGAGATTATGGTACAACAGGTTTTAGAGGAAGAGGTAGGGGAAGAGGAAGGGGAAGGGGAAGAGGTAGGGGAAGGAGAGGTTGA